DNA sequence from the Parambassis ranga chromosome 1, fParRan2.1, whole genome shotgun sequence genome:
GTCATCATGTAATTGGCTGTGGGTGGTAACAGCAGGCAAATCAGTGCGTGTGTCTGGGTTTGTGTGCCATCGTGACCTTCCACCTCTGTCTCCGTTCTCCCAGATGGGGTTGTCTTTGTTGTCTGACTGGCCTGTCAAGGCTGAACGCCCATAAGCTGATTCCATCTCCCTCCTGACTCACCCCACACCCCTCTGAACATGGAGTGGCTCCACCCTCCACATCACCtcccttctgtgtttttttttttttaacaccacaaGGTCACAGTTGCCCATGTGTTGTATAACTCTCCCTAAAACCAAGAGACCTTGACCCAGTTCCTAAAAATGTTAATGCACACCTTCCCGTTTTATTTTAGTACCTGCACCAGCTCTAACTGCGTCTCttccaaagacaaaaacaagcagTTGCATCTCCTTTTAGGTCTGGaagctgtaaacacagacaATTAAATAGACCATATGGTAGCTGTATAAAAATAAAGCTAACATAGCTACTTAGGTTTTTAATAAAGCTGCGATTTTCTGCTAGATTGcaggataataaaaaaaagtaaaagttgATTTACTGCTCTATTTATTCTCTAAGCAGTCTTGGTTATACTCATGAAAGACCTTTATAGTTTGGGTTttagtaaatgtgtttttttattttctgtacattgcttttaaatgtcaaaacattttcattaaacaaatCCTACATGATGAGCAGTTTGTAACCATCCTGGAAGATGCAGCCCATTAAGAAGCTGACACTTCTTTTGGCATTTCATTTAAGATAAACAGTGAAATAGTTGCTGATGAATTACTTCTATCAGCATGTATTTAATTCTCGCCTCTCCTTTTCCAGCGCTTCTCCAGTGTCCAGTGAGGAGCTCCTGGTCAGCTGTGGTTTCCTGCTCTGTAAAGGACTGCTGTCCCGTATGGACCTGgtgtccatccatctgtcctccAGCCCTCGtctcttttccttcctctcgCTGGCCTGGGGCTTTGTAGCGGATGTTGACATCGAGAGCGAGAAGTACCGTCACGTTGGAGCCGCTCGGTTCACCGTCGGCACGCTGGTGAGGCTGGCTTCTCTTCGCGTCTACAAGGGCAGGTTGGCTTATCTGCCTGCTGCCAAGAACCACAATGACGAGGAAGATTTGAGAAATAATCTGACAGCGCACTGCAACAATCATGCTTCTTCCATGACTCCAGCCCCTCTCTTGTGCCGCCCATCCAGAGACTCTTCCTGCCACAACACTTTTCACAATTCCTGCCACTCCAACAACTCCCTCAAAGTGAGGAGGATGGAAACCACACCTTCCCGAAGTGCCAGCAAATCCCTCCCTGGCCCGCCAGACTCCTTGCTGCTGCCTCTGGACCAGCCACTACCTACCAACTGGGTGGTGGTACCAGAGGAAGACTTTGTTCTCATGCTAGCGATGTATCAGTCTCACTTGGCAGAGGACCTCCTGGCAGCACCAGAAGCCACTttggatgatgatgtcatccatctttTCTACGTTAGAGCAGGAATTTCACGTGCTGCACTGCTGAGGCTTTTCCTAGCGATGGAGAAAGGTGCACATCTGGCAACTAACTGCCAACATCTGGTGTACACTAAGGTGCGTGCTCTCAGGCTGGAGCCGTATTCACCCAAAGGGATAATAACAGTAGATGGAGAAGTGGTGGAATATGGCCCACTGCAGGCAGAGGTTCACAGTGGCCTGTCAAGGTTAATTGCTGGATGAAGGGAACAAACATCCCAGCCAGCTTTCATCTCTGCTgttaaattatgtattttagCATTTCAAATCAGAAATGTCCAGGTACAAGAGAAATGGATGTAAAATGTACTTTAATCTGCAGTTCTATCCCCTCGGCAGCATGCAGGAAATGCAGCGATGTTGAATGACATATCACATATGGAGTGTTCAGTATTAAAGAAGAAAGTTTGAAAACACTTTATTCAtacttttaaaatgatttaatttcACAGTACTGGGCTGATCAttatgtttaattttattttctattatttaATACTGAACACTCATAAGCCATGACCAAGTGTACTGTACATAGATCAAACTTACGTGAGACAACACTTGTTCAGCCTCCACTTGAAGTGAATTAATCACCATCTTTAGCTTCTCATCATGTTCACTCCTGCATGGAGAGCAGCGTTAGTCTTTGCTGAAGCAAACATATCAGTCAGAGTTACAGTATCTTATGCAACATCAAAAAAAATAACTCTACTCAGTCGAGAGTCAATGGAGTGTGTAAAAAATATAGTAACTGCAGTCTgtcttgaacacacacagcctgaaacCCTCAGTTACGGCCAAATGATTAAACCTTAGAAATGCTTTGTTGAGTTCTAGGCGGTGGACCTCATCTGCTCCAACATGGCACATCAGTGAGTGAAATGAAGGTTGCTATGTAAATGGCACCAACCCCCAACAAAGCACACTCTGTAATGCGTCATTAAATACaactatttatttttaatatttatttttgcatatCAGAGCTTCCTGCCGTGGTCCTACAGCTTTTTTGGGGGCGTCTAGTTTCCTATCAGAAGATGCAATTGTAATCCAAAGTCAAAGACAGTTTAAGATTTGTTGCCTTAAAGTTGACATTGTTTCAAAAAAGCAGTTGGTGGTCACTACATGATGCCACCACTGTTCAcaaatgaaaagagaaaaggggaGAGAAAAGTCTACTGAAACATTGGTCACACATGGTTAGGATCTTATGTTGTATGTCTTATTGCCTAATTTATCCATCAAGCATATTAATGTCaagccttttttatttttcaatatttACAGATGTAGATAATTAAGGAGAGCTGCAGGAGAAGAGCAGAAATGTAACTATCCACCTTTAAACACCTATTATGAGGCTAGTATAAAAATTACAACAACATTTTCTGACATAGCAGCAGTAGCTCCATGTGGATGTTTATGAATTTAAAACAGTGACAATAATCTTGACTGGTGGGAGATTTACTTGCAGTCCCACTGGGAATGGCAACATTTTGAGTAATGTTGAATTGACTTATTTCCAGTTTTACATGCATTAgatttttgttgttggatttagTTATTGTAACAGGTTTTTTACTAAGATTTTCAATTGACACACAAAGCTTAATTTGTGCTGCGAGACAGACTCAATCTGTTTCAATCAGAAGGTCCTTAAAAATGTTCAGTCATCCAGTGGGATCACAACATTTTGTCACATCACAAACATCAAGTAgaagtagagaagattgaaggtgtctggacttgtagagttttcttgaagacgtttcgctgctcatcctagcagcttcatcagttctaactgtttggtggggaaacaatatatgtggttgcagacctcagacCTGAGAcctgtggttgcagacctcaggtataaaccatgtttccctctctacaagtccagacgccttgcttcaatcttctctacgtatgatgacctggatgactgagaatcttcatcaacatcaacTAGAAGTCTcaacacattgtgtgtgtgtgtgtgtgtgtgtaaagtattCCTGTTACCGGCTCAGAATGACTTGCTGTGTAAGCTGGTGTTTATAATGAAAACAATTGAACCTGCTGTAGCCTAATGTTAGCCCTAGATTGCAATTGAAAACAGTACATATCTGTGGTTTGAAGGGAAGGCACCAGTACTGCATATTTAAATTCCAGGAATCTCAGCAGGAGCAGAAAACCTTGCAAACAGTATCGAAGGCTGTAATAATCAAACCAgtgatgtctgtatgtgttaTCTGTGTCGAGGCAGAACTCTCAGAGAACATTTAAAACTGCTCAAATACAGCAGTCTACATATAACTTGAGTAATTCGTTGCAACAGTTATTTATGATCACTTGCACATGACTGAGGTAGGAACAGATAAGGGCAGTGGTGAGGCGAACTCCTGAATATTCAGATATTCTGATAAATCTACCATGATTGATGACAGCAGTGTTCAGAGgtggatttttttcctctctcacaccgctgctctgtcctgcagctctgctcctgTTTGGCtgattgatgtgtttttttttgcttcatactgctgcatcctccctctctcccaccCAGCTTACTACTCTCCTTCTCTGCTGCTTTCACCCATCCATCCGCTGCTTTACAGTGCTATGCAGAGCAGCCCCCATGCTTGTGTGTCCGGACTTctcagatgcacacacacaggctgtttcTACAGCAGATAGATTAATGGTCATCACCAAGGTGTCCTTAACATTAAGCTTTAAGTCACAGTGAAGAAATGGTTTCTGCAGCAAAATcagatttttaaatgttgctgtgggAGTTCAGTTGGAATGAATAGAAAGTGCAATGAACACTGAGAAGCCTTAAACAGGGTTTGAGTTAGGGGGTGGGTTTTAGCTGGTTAAAAGGAGAGGAAGGGGGgtaaggagggggagggggagataTCGACTTGTTAAATGCTGCATGAGGTAGGCGGCGTGCTCTTGACAAGGCGCCCTCATTCTTTCTCCTCACCACAAGAAATCATTGAACATTAGTaactgtcctgctgctgtgagaaGAGTGAAGGATGCGTTTCACCTtaagaggaaaacacagaacTCCACAAGATGTgattttaatgaaaaataacGAGGATTTTAAAGCTTTCATGTGCCTACAAAAATCACTGCAAACATGCagatcttttgtttttaattcaaCATGACACGACTGTAGCAGATTCTGAACTGCGAATGACCAAAATTTAGATTTTGTTTTATACATGTTTGTGCGCTTGTTGCCAACATCGTTTTGAAGCCTTCATGGGACAGTTTCTGTCACAAATCAAAGACTAAAGAGTGAGAAGCACATAAGATAGAAACAGTACTTGAAATTCTGCTTGTCCCATTACTTCCACTGACTGTTTTTGTAGGGGACAAATGTGGTCTGTAGCACCAGTGACTGCTCAAtgatgatacacacagacacacataataCAGCCAGAAAACCAGCCAGTAACACCACAGTGCTACAGACCACTCTCATCTTATTTTCTCTATGCGAAAAGCAAAAATAAGACGCAGTGGGCCTTTAAACTTGTTTGACGTGCCTTGACTGTGCTGCCTCCTGGTGGTTGGATATTTGCATGCACCATCATGTGCTGCTGGCTGAAGTCGActcatttgttttttcacattattattttgtttttaactccgATACGTTTGGAGGAACAGACAAAATATTTTACTATGAAACAAAACTTTTATATCAGCAATATTTTGAATTTATGTCAAGCTTCTTCCAAACTAGCTCTGGCACTGTGATATTGTGAAACCTGCATTAAATCTGTagaaacatttaaatgaatatCATATCTAGTTGTATCTagtaaaatattttacaacaaagaaaaagaatgtTTTTCTCTGTAGGTCATAGAGACTGAAAATTCTAATAACTTCAATGATGACAGAGCTGGTTTACAAAAACACTTGATCTGACTGTTGGTTTGCTGTTTATGTCTCTTATCTGCTGGttgttgtcttgtgtgtttacatgtttacagtaaAGGGAAAATTGTTGATTTTTTCTGGCACACTGAAGATCGAATGAttgtttattcaaagagagatcTATTTTTCAATTTAGACAAATGTCTGTATGTTTTCTATCCCAATCAAATAGAACAttctgctctgagtgtctttGGTTGATAAATAAATTACCTAAATGACAAAcaacattctgtgtgtgtgtaaaacactgGGTTCAtccttttttgggggggttcCTGTTGCTTGGTACTACAAGTGAACAAGGTAGTGGTTGAATCTAGATCTCATGAATCCTCTCTTTATCACAATACAAGAATTAAACAAACAATATTTGTCACATTACTCCAACAAAGAAgtctaaaaaatacaaaacaaagtgAATAAGGATGATTTGCACAATTCATCCTATATGTAGGTCAGGGGCAGACTAACCTATTAAAATAATTGCCTACATGTGGCCTAAAAAGGAAGATGTGCACACAGTGACTTGCCTGTAATAACTCAAAAAAGCATATACAATCTTACAACATTAACCTTCCCTCTGAGCTACACTTACTCTTTAAAATTAAGACTATAATGTTTAAAACTACCTGATTTTAGATGCTCCCACTTTTCTGCCCTGATAGTATAATACTTATATTCAAAATTGAGTCAAATCAAACCTTTATGTAGGTTATACACGCTCTTAAACAAGTGCAAACTTGTACACAAAGTGTCAGTCACACTACATAATTGTTGCCTTTGTACACTACATCATTAATCACGTTGTTGATTACTTGTGTTTTTCCCagaattcataaaagtagaatgagAGATCAAGCCTTTTAGACATCAGGCACCACTATGGAACCAGCTTCCAATGTGGGTTAGGGAGGCAGGCTCCACCTTCACATTTAAGATCAGACTAACCGACTAACCATTCTGTTTAACAAGGTGTAAAGCTagtctaaagctggatccatactccgcgagacaaagagcggagaacgcgctccacgggtggtaagagatacaaaaaaaaggtcttttccgcactgaggtaccatactccgcgagacgcgtgtgtgcagaactcctcatacggcccgcccactaaactataaggaaagactttactgagttttttaacacaccacaaggacttgtgccatggcaagagggcattatacagagagggttcctgcaacagcgtgagatgtccggcgatgagttgtgaaaatgcgacattaaaagtaacaatagcaaagattcagtgtttgtgcctttatgaccacatttgcacatctactgtgttccaatgtgcctgcgatacttcaaactgtccggtgatgagctgtgaagatgcgacgttaaaagtaacaatagcaaagatatacagacattgttaacgagcctattatgcccgggtatgtaggagtatatagaatggtaataacagtcaccatctggtatgtgtgaatggctgtctggagttattggtgacaaatcaccctgacttgcctttctttctttcttttattgctcatcatgcaaaccagtatggtcttatctaaatctgttgaatcagcgctgtttatacacctacctatatacctggagaggctcttgcgcttctccactttcatcacgcccacaataaattccgaccaatcacagcatggttgccgcacagccttgaaagacaaagttcggcccgggccctgtgcacaggagtgcggatcagcgggcggtcagagacaaaaaatgacgtcattttgtgggcgtaacgtctgcagggggggaaaatgtctttgtctcgcggagtatggatccagcttaagctACAGTGTGTGGTAGGTAGGGCTGGTAGGCATAGACACAGTCACTTGTTGATATGACTACAGCGACAGGTACAATAGGGTTGATAAACTCGTAGCCTTAGCCAATGCTTACTGCCTGCACCAGCAACTGTAGTTCATCTTTGTTTAAACTTAACTTATGCTAATAACTCACTATATTACACGCAATGGTTGCAGcttgcttgacaacatcaacaacctgccatgtttgtccTGTAATGTACCATGTTTGTTAccatctctttctttctctgtatgTCACAGCTTCACCCTGATTCATTTATGTTTAATTTGCCAACTTAATTAACGTAGCATTAAATAAGTTACAATAGTCAGGCTATGTTAaaattagcctaacaagctaCTTCTGGTTGCTTTATTACACCTTATGGCCGCAGTCAGGCCCCCTAGCCCCATAGTGCGTTACACACACCTAACAACAATGAAGCAATGTTGATTAGCATTAGCGGCTAACGTAGCACGCAATCCAAGCATCAACTGACCTTTAAGTGAGTTTCAGCTTCCATTTAAAGTTAGGATAGAATCATTCTGccgtgtgcaaacacacaccgtGGAGCTCCCGCATCGATGTCCTCACCTGTGGTACAGAAAACCCGCAAAGATGTGTGAAGCTTGTGGAAACCAAAACTTCTTCTTCACACcagttaaatgtaaaatgtctgCGAATCTTACTGCATCAGAGACGCTCACAGCTCCACTTTGAAAAGCCGCTAACGTGCGAACTGTGTTCACAATTTAATGGCTTGAACTGAAACATTTGCTCCGGGCTCCTGTAAGGGAGGCACACGGATACTGCTAATTACTTTTTAGCGTCAGATCGCACGAACTTGATCACCGTGATGACGTACCTGCGTGGCCTGACGCACAACTTCCGGGACTTAAAATACAAcaaggaaataaaacaaaatgataaataaatcattagTTACTGATCTAAGCTAATGTAATTAGCAGAAAAATACATTCTAATTTAAAATGCaatgaaaaattaaaacagtgaaacatttcactgatacatttaatcaaattaaaatgtattattaaattaaatatgaagGTAAGATGAAAACAATATAAACTGTGATGTAGCTGTCATACACTTGCTACATGTTAAATTGTATGAAAACATTGTTTAGCAGCACCTAGAGAGTCTATCTGTCAAAATTACAGGTAGCATGCACTTATAAGTATATATCTTTTTCAGGAGTGCAATACTGATGTCgtgataaaacacatgaaaatgtCTACACTAGGTGGATTTCACAGTGGCGGGATTGGGCATGTTCAGGATGGTCTGGCCATTAAGGGTCCATCTATTCCTCTTCTGAAttagtacagggtcacagggggccaCACAACCCTGAACACACCAGGACCCTCAGCAAAGGTGGACAATGTCCTCCAGGCAAAGGCACAGCCCCTTTTTACCCACCCAAAAAAAACCTGGGGATGGACAGGCTGTACGATAAATCATGCAATACTGACCCCACAGCTACAGCAACTAGGAGCGGTGCACTACTGAGGCTGCTCAGTACACTTGGCCAAACACTTGTCAACCACCAGATACTGTTGTGTTTGCATTAAATGTATACCAAATTACCCAGAGAGCCTTTCAGTTAATCTCCCAAATTATAATTTATGAAGTAACACGCAAAATATTGAGGTATATAAAATGTTAGTTCCAATAAAAACTTAAATTCACCAACATTTCTATGCTCTAAATGCAATCatgcaataaataaattgaCTTTAATGAATGATGTGAGAGTGTATACCACCCATCCCTCTGGTGTGAGAGGCATTTTAACATTTGCTACTATTAACCATTTTTAGATTTTGTTGAAATATTGTATCCTTTAACATTGTCCTGAAGAAGAATCTGTGTAAACACAATAACCAAAATAAAACCCACAATCTTTCTATAGTACTGCTTGCAAAGTTTAATACATCACTATACAGTTGTCTTAAAGCAACAAAAGTaacccattaaaaaaaagaaataagtaCAATACACACTCAGCATTTTGTACATATCTGCCCCAAGCATCCGCGTGAATCATTTTAGAACTCAAGTGTGttaaatatatactgtatgtattcaTATATTTCAATATAGTCATGATGTCTGTACAGAGGGAATCAGGCTACAAATTATAACTTTTATTAGTtccttttttaatattatatcaATAACA
Encoded proteins:
- the LOC114442522 gene encoding sphingosine kinase 1-like, which translates into the protein MDQRRSELDRNTGTGTSLVTLYGEFTVTSNRKVRCSVTLTERDLVIQRLTSAPVGRNKVLLSLKDCVGCRAYRQDDNADPAAYLAAYFYPLKRRWMSSGVSRQRVEQSFRLAALQDPRANMEEAEKWAHAIRERSTRQQNRRDGVLMSELARPCRMMVLVNPQSGKGQALTLYNNHIQRMLNEAGVIHTLVITERQNHAREMMREADLSQWDALVIMSGDGLLYEVINGLLERSDWEEAIRTPLGILPGGSGNALAASIHYYSGASPVSSEELLVSCGFLLCKGLLSRMDLVSIHLSSSPRLFSFLSLAWGFVADVDIESEKYRHVGAARFTVGTLVRLASLRVYKGRLAYLPAAKNHNDEEDLRNNLTAHCNNHASSMTPAPLLCRPSRDSSCHNTFHNSCHSNNSLKVRRMETTPSRSASKSLPGPPDSLLLPLDQPLPTNWVVVPEEDFVLMLAMYQSHLAEDLLAAPEATLDDDVIHLFYVRAGISRAALLRLFLAMEKGAHLATNCQHLVYTKVRALRLEPYSPKGIITVDGEVVEYGPLQAEVHSGLSRLIAG